The Komagataeibacter sp. FNDCF1 genome contains a region encoding:
- a CDS encoding IS5 family transposase, translated as MVTWTGIARREYSRERLRYPSDMTDGEWTLIMPFVPPAKRGGRPRTTDMREVVNAMLYIASAGCAWRLLPKCFPPVSTIRRYFYAWRDAGVFEVMNTVLVMSLREIEGRDASPSAGVIDSQSVKTTESGGISGYDAGKKVKGRKRHIVTDTCGFLIFLLVHAADIQDRDGAVDVLAAIRRRFPWLRHIFADGGYAGDKLRSALASMGKWTLEIIRRSDTVKGFQILPRRWVVERTFAWLGRCRRLAKDWEQSIASSTAWTLIASIRMLTRRTARHCQG; from the coding sequence ATGGTGACATGGACTGGTATTGCCCGGCGCGAGTATAGCCGGGAAAGATTGCGATATCCATCGGACATGACGGACGGGGAGTGGACTTTGATCATGCCATTTGTGCCCCCGGCGAAACGGGGCGGTCGTCCGCGCACGACGGATATGCGCGAGGTGGTCAATGCGATGCTCTACATAGCCTCGGCCGGGTGTGCGTGGCGTCTGCTGCCGAAATGCTTTCCGCCGGTCTCGACCATCAGGCGCTATTTTTACGCCTGGCGTGATGCCGGAGTGTTCGAGGTCATGAATACGGTGCTGGTCATGAGCCTGCGCGAGATCGAGGGACGTGACGCCTCTCCGAGCGCGGGCGTGATTGACAGCCAGTCGGTGAAAACCACGGAAAGCGGCGGGATTTCGGGCTATGACGCGGGGAAGAAGGTCAAGGGCCGCAAGCGCCATATCGTGACGGATACCTGCGGCTTCCTGATCTTTCTCCTCGTTCATGCCGCTGATATCCAGGACCGTGATGGGGCCGTTGATGTTCTGGCAGCGATACGCAGGCGCTTTCCCTGGCTGCGCCACATCTTCGCTGATGGCGGCTATGCTGGCGACAAATTGCGATCCGCGCTCGCCTCCATGGGAAAATGGACCCTCGAAATCATCAGGCGGTCCGATACGGTGAAGGGTTTTCAGATCCTGCCGCGTCGCTGGGTGGTGGAACGGACATTCGCATGGCTGGGACGATGCAGGCGGCTCGCCAAAGATTGGGAACAATCCATTGCTTCCTCAACCGCATGGACATTGATCGCCTCAATCCGAATGCTCACACGACGGACAGCAAGGCATTGTCAGGGTTGA
- a CDS encoding TetR/AcrR family transcriptional regulator, producing MSKITNFARSPGRPRNHKVRPIVLAATHKRVLQHGCSAVGIQMIAKKAGVGRQTLYRRWPSCQVVRRHWDDVAWAIPRYVLWFSSVCRESE from the coding sequence ATGTCGAAAATAACGAACTTTGCTCGCTCTCCGGGCCGCCCTCGCAATCATAAAGTTAGACCGATCGTGTTGGCGGCGACCCACAAACGCGTTCTGCAACACGGTTGTTCTGCTGTCGGCATCCAGATGATTGCTAAAAAAGCAGGGGTTGGCAGACAGACGCTCTATCGCCGATGGCCTAGCTGTCAGGTTGTGAGACGTCATTGGGATGATGTAGCGTGGGCAATACCGCGTTACGTTCTATGGTTTTCTTCCGTTTGCAGGGAGAGCGAATGA
- a CDS encoding IS481 family transposase, with the protein MLQIHPQARTTPAVRAAIARSSEPTSVLARRYGISDETVRKWRRRGSDACQDRSSRPWKLAWKASEEERAIVCQLRRSTGFGLDDLTFVMRHFLPHMNRDNIWRILKDAGLNRLPPAPKTGPVRGQGTFRDYDPGYVHIDVKHLPKSQTADGERRKRFLYVAIDRCSRSVHLAVYDAENTDNSVDFLKAVKTAFPFRITHILTDRGSCFTADAFEKACHDMGIDRRRTKAYSPQTNGMVERFNGRVATEVLPVCVSSHKDLEILLRGFCFAYNHRPQRVLGGISPAKCISSWLENHSAFRNPDHIKPASTTVAFYDEF; encoded by the coding sequence ATGCTTCAGATCCATCCACAGGCACGCACGACACCGGCCGTCCGGGCTGCCATAGCGCGTTCGTCAGAACCGACATCCGTGCTCGCCAGACGCTACGGGATCAGCGATGAAACTGTCCGCAAGTGGCGCAGGCGTGGCTCAGACGCCTGCCAGGACCGCAGCAGCCGTCCCTGGAAACTGGCCTGGAAAGCCTCGGAGGAAGAGCGCGCCATTGTTTGTCAGCTTCGGCGTTCTACCGGTTTTGGCCTGGATGACCTGACCTTTGTCATGCGGCATTTCCTGCCACATATGAATCGGGACAACATTTGGCGTATTCTGAAAGATGCTGGATTGAACAGGCTGCCTCCTGCTCCAAAGACCGGACCAGTTCGGGGACAGGGAACATTCCGGGATTACGATCCCGGTTATGTCCATATCGATGTGAAACATCTGCCAAAATCGCAGACAGCAGATGGAGAACGGCGGAAACGTTTTCTCTATGTCGCCATTGATAGATGCTCCCGTTCGGTCCATCTGGCCGTCTATGACGCGGAGAATACCGATAATTCCGTCGATTTCCTCAAAGCTGTCAAAACCGCCTTTCCTTTCCGAATCACCCATATTCTGACCGATCGTGGCTCGTGCTTTACGGCGGATGCCTTCGAAAAAGCCTGTCATGATATGGGAATCGACCGACGCCGGACCAAAGCTTACTCCCCTCAGACCAATGGAATGGTCGAACGCTTCAATGGCCGTGTCGCGACAGAGGTGTTGCCGGTCTGTGTCTCAAGCCATAAGGATCTGGAAATTCTACTCAGAGGCTTCTGTTTCGCTTACAATCATCGCCCGCAGCGTGTTCTGGGCGGCATATCCCCTGCCAAGTGTATCTCCTCATGGCTTGAAAACCATTCCGCGTTCCGTAATCCTGATCATATCAAACCGGCTAGCACTACAGTTGCATTTTATGATGAGTTCTGA
- a CDS encoding IS701 family transposase: MIQDFMNGGASVEETLELWASGLRAAKKRIVPLFTQKRVAASACAFLDVLIGNEPRKTGWMRAEAAGDPGPWRQQALLGRGQWDADVLRDVVRDHVVEHLGTEEGVLVIDETGFLKKGQASCGVGRQYTGSAGKITNCQIGVFGAYVSERGHAFIDRALYLPKDWTSKPERMKRVHVPDDVVFATKPALASKMIERCLDAGVPFRWVAADSVYGVGDVERTLRRAGIGYVLGVKGNHWFGSWAMEPLIAGEAKDIAAGLPDQAWRRLSAGHGTKGERLYDWAYLPLADLDAEEFDCPIAGPWTRGLLIRRNIADGDLAYFTTWCPKGTTTQELVNVEGTRWRIEEGFETAKNEFGLDHNETRSWHGWHRHVSLVMLAYAVMASVRYQANSLKPKKTPHRTRQSSSAGPSRKSGASS, translated from the coding sequence ATGATTCAGGATTTCATGAATGGCGGGGCGTCAGTTGAAGAGACGCTGGAACTGTGGGCATCCGGGCTTCGGGCAGCAAAGAAGCGGATTGTACCGCTGTTTACGCAGAAGCGTGTTGCGGCTTCTGCGTGTGCCTTCCTTGATGTCCTGATTGGTAACGAACCGCGCAAGACAGGATGGATGCGTGCGGAAGCAGCAGGAGATCCTGGTCCGTGGCGGCAACAGGCGCTTCTGGGTCGCGGGCAATGGGATGCCGATGTCCTTCGTGATGTCGTCAGGGACCATGTGGTCGAGCATCTGGGCACTGAAGAGGGCGTACTGGTCATTGACGAGACCGGTTTTCTGAAGAAAGGCCAGGCCTCCTGCGGCGTGGGGCGGCAGTATACGGGTTCCGCCGGCAAGATCACGAACTGCCAGATCGGTGTGTTTGGCGCTTATGTTTCGGAACGGGGGCATGCCTTTATCGACCGCGCCCTGTATCTTCCAAAAGACTGGACATCAAAGCCTGAGCGCATGAAGCGGGTTCACGTTCCTGATGACGTAGTGTTTGCGACCAAACCGGCACTGGCATCGAAGATGATCGAGCGGTGTCTGGATGCTGGTGTGCCTTTCCGTTGGGTTGCTGCGGACAGCGTTTACGGCGTGGGCGACGTGGAACGCACGCTTCGCCGGGCAGGAATCGGATATGTCCTTGGGGTCAAGGGCAATCACTGGTTCGGATCATGGGCAATGGAACCGCTGATTGCCGGAGAGGCGAAAGATATTGCAGCAGGACTGCCAGACCAGGCCTGGCGTCGTCTGTCAGCGGGGCACGGCACAAAAGGTGAGCGGCTGTATGACTGGGCGTATCTTCCGCTTGCTGACCTGGATGCTGAAGAATTTGACTGCCCTATAGCCGGACCATGGACACGTGGCCTGCTGATCCGCCGGAACATCGCTGACGGGGACCTTGCCTATTTTACGACCTGGTGCCCGAAAGGGACAACCACGCAGGAACTGGTGAACGTCGAAGGGACGCGCTGGAGAATTGAAGAAGGGTTCGAGACTGCAAAAAACGAATTCGGTCTCGATCATAACGAAACCCGCTCCTGGCATGGATGGCATCGGCATGTCTCCCTGGTCATGCTGGCCTATGCCGTCATGGCCAGTGTCCGTTACCAGGCAAACTCACTGAAACCGAAAAAAACACCGCACAGGACACGACAGTCCTCGTCCGCTGGTCCATCCAGGAAATCAGGCGCCTCGTCGTAA
- a CDS encoding SDR family oxidoreductase, with amino-acid sequence MTVEGKVVAITGASSGIGEATAKLLAERGAFVVLGARNEDALQGIVDKIIEAGGKAAFKKTDVRHRRDVEEFVAFAVEKAGGLDVIVNNAGIGPISRFDALRVDDWDAMIDVNFRGTLYGIAAALPVFERQGKGHVVNIISTAGIQILPTMGVYAATKNAVRTATEVLRQEAGPHLRVTEVSPGIIATNFGDTITDQATKRKIEERLGGIAISPDAIARGVLYALEQPPEVDVGSIVIRPTAQS; translated from the coding sequence ATGACCGTAGAAGGAAAAGTTGTCGCGATTACAGGCGCAAGCAGCGGAATTGGCGAAGCGACCGCGAAACTGCTTGCGGAGCGTGGCGCATTCGTTGTGCTGGGAGCTCGTAATGAAGACGCGCTTCAAGGCATTGTGGACAAGATTATCGAGGCAGGTGGGAAAGCCGCTTTCAAAAAAACAGATGTGCGTCATCGTCGCGACGTTGAAGAGTTTGTTGCGTTCGCAGTCGAGAAGGCGGGAGGGCTCGACGTGATCGTCAACAATGCTGGAATTGGTCCGATATCCCGTTTCGATGCGTTACGTGTCGATGATTGGGATGCCATGATTGATGTGAATTTTCGTGGCACGCTTTACGGGATTGCTGCGGCCCTTCCGGTATTTGAACGCCAAGGAAAAGGGCATGTGGTCAATATCATTTCAACAGCCGGCATTCAGATCTTGCCCACAATGGGTGTCTATGCTGCGACTAAAAATGCAGTCCGTACTGCAACCGAAGTGTTAAGACAGGAAGCGGGACCACACCTTCGCGTAACCGAAGTGTCACCAGGTATCATAGCCACTAATTTCGGTGACACGATCACTGATCAGGCGACAAAGAGAAAGATTGAGGAGCGGTTGGGAGGAATCGCGATTTCTCCCGATGCCATTGCACGTGGTGTCCTTTATGCGCTTGAACAGCCCCCTGAAGTAGATGTTGGCAGTATTGTCATTCGTCCAACGGCTCAGAGCTAA
- a CDS encoding TetR/AcrR family transcriptional regulator, with product MADPHVRLRADAQANRERILDIARDAFAADPAVSLNAIAKAAGVGAGTLYRHFPSREALLVGVYRKEIDALVGLAPDLLARHAPLHALRLWCDRFVRFGEVKHGVADTLSSAISEDDLRETYRPMVGAVRQLLEACEERGEIHSGVHPEDVLTLLALLLRISPTSDGKAQVRRILALLFRGLGVDSPSPP from the coding sequence ATGGCTGATCCTCACGTAAGACTGCGCGCAGACGCGCAAGCAAACCGCGAGCGCATTCTTGACATCGCGCGCGATGCGTTCGCCGCTGATCCGGCAGTGTCTCTCAATGCCATAGCAAAGGCGGCCGGGGTCGGCGCGGGCACGCTCTACCGCCACTTTCCAAGCCGGGAGGCATTATTGGTGGGGGTATACCGGAAGGAAATTGACGCGCTGGTGGGTCTGGCCCCAGACCTGCTCGCCCGACATGCGCCGCTGCACGCTTTGCGACTATGGTGCGATCGCTTTGTCCGGTTTGGCGAGGTGAAGCATGGCGTTGCCGATACGCTCAGTTCGGCAATCTCCGAAGATGATTTGCGGGAAACCTATCGGCCCATGGTCGGCGCAGTCCGCCAGTTATTGGAAGCATGCGAAGAACGGGGGGAAATACATTCAGGCGTTCATCCTGAAGATGTTTTGACGCTACTGGCGTTACTACTCCGAATTTCACCCACTTCGGACGGCAAAGCGCAGGTAAGGCGGATCCTGGCACTTCTCTTTCGCGGCCTCGGTGTTGATTCCCCGTCGCCACCATAG
- a CDS encoding aldo/keto reductase → MQYVKLGHSGLEVSPVCIGCMGFGNPALGHPRWSLDEEASRSLIRHALEAGINFFDTANLYSNGNSEEIVGRAFGDFVSRDSVVIATKLCAPMHNGPNAFGLSRKTIMTEVDHSLRRLGTDYIDLYQIHRRDQTTPWEETLEALHDLVKAGKVRYLGASSMMAWEFAKALHLQKTNGWTRFISMQDNYNLLAREEEREMIPLCADEGVQTVVYSPLARGRLARPWGTITKRSETEPAGAGQNEATAGADRQIIDAVNAIATERGVSPAQISLAWLHRQPVVAAPIVGALKSKHIDDAIAALSITLTDDEARRLEAPYTPRRDGQGASDPAALARILEVVTGFKKDVPDLIERK, encoded by the coding sequence ATGCAATATGTGAAGCTCGGCCACTCCGGCCTTGAAGTGTCGCCCGTCTGCATCGGTTGCATGGGCTTCGGAAACCCCGCCCTCGGCCATCCCCGCTGGTCGCTTGATGAAGAAGCCAGTCGCTCGCTGATCCGTCACGCGCTCGAAGCTGGCATCAACTTCTTCGACACCGCGAATCTCTACTCGAACGGAAACAGCGAGGAGATCGTCGGCAGGGCGTTCGGGGATTTCGTGAGCCGGGACAGCGTGGTGATCGCCACCAAGCTGTGCGCGCCCATGCACAATGGTCCCAATGCGTTCGGCCTGTCGCGCAAGACGATCATGACCGAGGTGGACCACAGCCTGCGGCGGCTTGGCACCGATTACATCGACCTCTACCAGATTCACCGCCGCGATCAGACCACCCCGTGGGAGGAGACGCTGGAAGCGCTCCACGATCTCGTGAAGGCTGGCAAGGTGCGCTATCTCGGCGCGTCCTCGATGATGGCATGGGAATTTGCCAAAGCGCTGCATCTCCAGAAGACGAACGGCTGGACGCGCTTCATCTCAATGCAGGACAATTATAATCTGCTCGCCCGCGAGGAAGAGCGCGAGATGATACCGCTTTGCGCCGATGAGGGTGTGCAGACCGTCGTTTACAGCCCACTGGCGCGCGGCCGTCTGGCGCGTCCCTGGGGAACGATCACCAAACGAAGCGAAACCGAGCCCGCAGGCGCTGGGCAGAATGAGGCCACCGCTGGCGCCGACCGTCAGATCATCGATGCGGTGAACGCCATCGCAACCGAACGCGGCGTCAGCCCGGCACAGATCTCGCTTGCCTGGCTGCACCGCCAGCCCGTCGTTGCGGCACCCATCGTCGGAGCGCTCAAGTCGAAACACATTGACGATGCAATCGCGGCGCTCTCGATCACCCTCACCGACGATGAAGCAAGGCGACTGGAAGCTCCGTATACGCCGCGTCGCGATGGCCAGGGTGCATCCGACCCGGCCGCGCTTGCGCGAATCCTCGAAGTGGTGACCGGGTTCAAAAAGGACGTGCCTGATCTCATCGAAAGAAAGTAA
- a CDS encoding SDR family NAD(P)-dependent oxidoreductase yields MSRPGRAVALQLDTGDTHAFPAFADEIRRVLREWGAERFNYLVNMAGTSHSGLFGEVTEEDFDAAYRVHAKGPFFLTQTLLPLVADGGRIVNISSGLTRFAYPGRIAYAAMKGAVEVMTHYMAKELGARRIAVNTVAPGAIQTDFSGGMVRDNPDIARHIAEVTALGRPGLPDDIGPMIASLLSEDNRWVNAQRIEVSGGQAI; encoded by the coding sequence CTGTCGCGGCCAGGTCGCGCAGTGGCCCTGCAACTCGACACCGGCGACACGCACGCCTTTCCTGCCTTCGCCGACGAAATCCGGCGCGTGCTGCGCGAATGGGGTGCGGAGCGCTTCAATTATCTGGTCAACATGGCCGGTACGTCCCATAGCGGGCTGTTTGGCGAGGTAACGGAAGAGGATTTTGATGCCGCCTATCGCGTGCACGCCAAAGGTCCGTTTTTCCTGACGCAGACGCTGCTGCCACTGGTCGCGGATGGTGGCCGGATCGTGAACATCTCATCCGGTCTGACGCGCTTTGCTTATCCCGGCCGGATTGCCTACGCCGCCATGAAGGGAGCGGTAGAAGTCATGACGCACTACATGGCCAAGGAACTTGGGGCCCGTCGCATTGCCGTCAACACAGTGGCGCCGGGTGCGATCCAGACGGATTTCTCGGGAGGTATGGTGCGGGACAATCCGGACATTGCCCGGCATATTGCAGAAGTAACCGCACTCGGACGTCCCGGCCTTCCTGATGACATCGGTCCGATGATCGCCTCCCTGCTGTCCGAAGACAATCGCTGGGTGAACGCGCAGCGGATCGAAGTCTCCGGTGGTCAGGCCATCTGA
- a CDS encoding IS110 family transposase has protein sequence MLEASDHPTTPVAIRVDLGAIFVSLELGKSSWLVTSLSPGSEKMSRHSVQGGDIAGLFGCFTSLRDKARAREGRLFPLVVIQEAGLDGFWIDRALKQEDWIESHVVDAASIAVPRKHRRAKTDRIDGEMLVRTLLAFKRGEARVCSMVRPPSREEEDRRRLSRERKVLVGERTRHINRVQGLLLSQGIRGYRPLRRDRRACLDELRTGDGHPLPKHLKAQIGRELDRIELLMEQIKMVESERDELAKVNDNNQCSPVVLLQGLRGIGAEFATVLTQEGLFRHFDNRRQVAAYAGLAPSPWKSGSIDREQGVSKSGNPRLRTAMIQLAWLWLRYQPDTALAQWFHEHVGARSNRSRKTAIVALARKLLVALWKYVTSGVVIDGAHPASR, from the coding sequence ATGCTCGAGGCATCTGATCATCCCACGACCCCGGTCGCTATCCGCGTTGATCTTGGCGCGATCTTCGTTTCACTGGAACTTGGAAAATCGAGTTGGCTGGTCACATCGCTCTCACCCGGAAGCGAGAAGATGTCGCGCCACTCGGTTCAAGGTGGCGATATTGCGGGCCTGTTCGGCTGTTTCACTAGTCTTCGTGACAAGGCCCGCGCTCGGGAAGGAAGACTTTTTCCGCTTGTGGTGATTCAGGAAGCCGGATTGGATGGATTCTGGATCGATAGAGCCTTGAAGCAGGAGGACTGGATCGAGAGCCATGTCGTCGATGCGGCGTCGATCGCAGTTCCCCGCAAGCACCGGCGTGCAAAGACGGATCGTATCGACGGGGAGATGCTGGTCCGTACGCTGCTGGCGTTCAAACGCGGAGAGGCACGGGTCTGCTCAATGGTCCGCCCTCCATCACGGGAAGAGGAAGACCGCCGACGTCTCAGTCGGGAGCGTAAGGTTCTGGTGGGCGAGCGCACGCGGCATATCAACCGCGTCCAGGGCCTGCTGCTGAGCCAGGGCATTCGAGGTTACCGGCCGCTGCGACGGGATCGGCGTGCCTGTCTCGACGAGTTGCGAACGGGCGATGGTCATCCCTTGCCGAAGCATCTCAAGGCGCAGATCGGACGAGAACTGGACCGCATCGAACTTCTCATGGAACAGATTAAAATGGTTGAGAGCGAACGGGACGAATTGGCAAAAGTGAATGACAACAATCAATGTTCGCCAGTTGTCCTGTTGCAGGGTCTCAGAGGGATTGGCGCCGAGTTTGCCACCGTTCTGACGCAGGAAGGACTGTTCCGGCATTTCGACAACAGGCGGCAGGTCGCGGCTTATGCCGGTCTGGCGCCTTCGCCGTGGAAAAGCGGATCGATCGACCGTGAACAAGGCGTCTCGAAATCCGGTAATCCGCGCCTGCGCACGGCCATGATCCAGCTTGCCTGGCTGTGGCTCCGCTACCAGCCTGACACCGCGCTGGCGCAGTGGTTCCATGAACACGTGGGCGCAAGAAGTAACCGGAGCCGCAAAACGGCGATCGTTGCCCTGGCCCGCAAGCTTCTTGTTGCGCTCTGGAAATATGTCACGAGTGGTGTCGTTATCGATGGCGCGCATCCGGCGTCCCGCTGA
- a CDS encoding MSMEG_0569 family flavin-dependent oxidoreductase: protein MTQNEKSIPVIIVGGGQAGLSMSWYLCREKVEHIVFEAKTACHSWDDERWDNFCLVTPNWQCELPGHPYKGSDPHGFMVKQEIIDYVKGFVESFNPPLREHTAVTSITRHEGGGYRVVAGGETWHAKHVVIASGAYQDAVIPGYASAIDPSIFQVHSQDYRNAAQLPDGAVLVVGSGQSGAQIVEDLFLEKRKVHLCVGSAPRVSRFYRGRDVVDWLADMHFYDLTVDNHPLRDGARDKTNHYVTGRNGGHDLDLRFFAREGVGLHGTLETIRDEIAHFAPDLAENLDDADRTNADIKKSIDAYIAREGITAPTEAPYAPVWEPDGSNTPLDLKAAGITSIVWCIGFRPNYRWIDVPVFNGANKPVWHRGVTDAPGFYFLGLPWLHTWGSGRFSGVSRDAAWLASQIIGKDVPVA from the coding sequence ATGACACAGAACGAAAAAAGCATTCCCGTCATTATCGTGGGTGGCGGACAGGCCGGGCTCTCCATGAGCTGGTATCTCTGCCGCGAGAAGGTGGAGCACATTGTCTTTGAGGCAAAGACGGCCTGCCATTCATGGGACGATGAACGCTGGGACAATTTCTGCCTGGTCACACCGAACTGGCAATGCGAACTCCCTGGCCATCCCTACAAAGGGAGCGATCCTCACGGCTTCATGGTGAAGCAGGAAATTATCGACTACGTCAAAGGCTTTGTTGAGTCCTTCAATCCACCGCTTCGTGAACACACGGCTGTCACCTCCATCACGCGCCATGAAGGCGGGGGGTACCGCGTGGTGGCGGGCGGAGAGACATGGCATGCAAAGCATGTGGTCATCGCGTCAGGCGCCTATCAGGACGCTGTTATCCCCGGCTATGCGAGCGCCATCGATCCATCAATCTTTCAGGTCCACTCACAGGATTACCGCAATGCCGCCCAACTTCCGGACGGCGCGGTTCTGGTCGTGGGCAGCGGTCAGTCCGGTGCGCAGATTGTCGAGGACCTGTTCCTTGAGAAACGCAAGGTCCACCTTTGCGTTGGCTCAGCCCCGCGTGTCTCGCGCTTCTACCGTGGCCGCGACGTGGTGGACTGGCTTGCGGACATGCACTTCTACGATCTGACGGTGGATAATCACCCCCTGCGTGACGGTGCACGCGACAAGACCAATCATTATGTCACCGGCCGAAATGGAGGCCATGATCTTGATCTGCGGTTCTTTGCCAGGGAGGGCGTGGGCCTGCATGGCACGCTTGAGACCATTCGTGACGAAATCGCGCACTTCGCGCCGGATCTTGCGGAAAACCTTGATGATGCGGACAGGACCAATGCCGACATCAAGAAATCCATCGATGCCTACATCGCCCGCGAAGGGATTACGGCCCCAACCGAAGCCCCTTATGCACCTGTGTGGGAGCCTGATGGCAGCAACACCCCGCTGGACCTGAAAGCCGCAGGCATCACCTCGATCGTCTGGTGCATTGGCTTCCGTCCGAACTATCGCTGGATCGACGTTCCGGTCTTCAACGGGGCCAACAAGCCGGTCTGGCATCGAGGCGTAACCGACGCGCCAGGATTCTACTTCCTCGGCCTGCCTTGGCTGCACACATGGGGATCAGGACGGTTCTCCGGTGTCTCGCGTGACGCCGCGTGGCTGGCCAGCCAGATCATCGGCAAAGACGTGCCCGTAGCCTGA
- a CDS encoding MSMEG_0570 family nitrogen starvation response protein: MPEMTFRVRWPDGKETECYSPSLVIRDHFTPGQDYPVREFLEKADTALTEASERVRARYGFPCSRALGQLHAIRQAGAPFLNRPDAQVRVLSFSC; this comes from the coding sequence ATGCCCGAAATGACTTTTCGCGTGCGCTGGCCCGATGGGAAGGAGACCGAGTGCTACTCCCCATCACTGGTCATAAGGGACCATTTCACGCCTGGTCAGGATTATCCGGTCAGGGAGTTTCTTGAAAAGGCGGATACTGCCCTGACAGAGGCCAGTGAGCGGGTTCGCGCCCGCTACGGCTTCCCGTGCAGCCGCGCCCTTGGCCAGCTGCACGCCATTCGACAGGCCGGTGCGCCCTTCCTTAATCGACCCGATGCGCAGGTGCGCGTCCTGTCTTTCAGTTGTTGA
- a CDS encoding MSMEG_0565 family glycosyltransferase → MSLSIGILTHSTNPRGGVVHGMALAEALCDAGHDATLIAPDVTGTGFFRAPRCATYCIPVVPESDLPTLVERRIGEIRDALHGQHFDVLHAQDPISANALADLVEKGQIPGFARTVHHLDRFSHPVLAARQERGFMAATELFTVSAMWESALHDNHGRKAPVVGNGVDPVRFSPAPTTYDASLRARYRLPVGHRLILTVGGIERRKNTLQLLDAFLALRREQPDVHLVVAGGASLLDHSAYRTLFAARLHESGAADHVTITGPVADDDMPPFYRQAAVLAYPSITEGFGLCPLEALACGTPAIVPEVAPFTGHLSRADALWCDLTRPDTLLMALRDALSVKNCDHFRVSGPATARRFDWSRVASRHLPAYRRLAVLWHADAPVSGVLSPCPK, encoded by the coding sequence ATGAGTCTGTCCATCGGCATCCTGACCCATTCCACCAATCCGCGCGGCGGTGTGGTGCATGGTATGGCGCTGGCGGAAGCCCTGTGCGATGCTGGCCATGACGCGACGCTGATCGCCCCGGATGTGACCGGGACTGGTTTTTTCCGCGCGCCCCGCTGCGCCACATACTGTATTCCGGTTGTGCCGGAGAGCGATCTGCCAACGCTGGTGGAGCGCCGCATTGGTGAGATCAGGGACGCACTGCATGGGCAGCATTTTGACGTGCTACACGCGCAGGACCCCATCAGCGCCAATGCGCTGGCCGATCTGGTGGAAAAGGGGCAGATACCGGGCTTTGCCCGCACGGTCCACCATCTCGACCGTTTCTCCCACCCCGTCCTTGCCGCGCGACAGGAGCGGGGCTTCATGGCGGCGACCGAACTCTTTACCGTCAGCGCAATGTGGGAAAGTGCCCTGCATGACAACCATGGGCGCAAAGCGCCCGTTGTCGGCAATGGGGTCGATCCCGTGCGCTTTTCGCCCGCACCAACCACGTATGATGCCTCGCTGCGGGCACGGTATCGTCTGCCGGTTGGCCATCGCCTGATCCTGACCGTAGGCGGTATTGAGCGCCGCAAGAATACCCTGCAACTGCTCGACGCGTTTCTGGCCCTTCGCCGCGAACAGCCTGATGTGCATCTGGTCGTGGCGGGCGGGGCTTCATTGCTGGATCATTCTGCCTACCGCACGCTGTTCGCGGCACGTCTGCACGAAAGCGGTGCAGCGGATCACGTGACCATAACCGGACCGGTTGCGGATGACGACATGCCACCCTTTTACCGGCAGGCTGCCGTGCTGGCCTATCCGTCCATAACAGAAGGGTTCGGCCTGTGCCCGCTGGAAGCGCTGGCCTGCGGCACGCCCGCCATTGTGCCAGAAGTCGCGCCCTTTACCGGGCACCTTTCGCGGGCAGATGCGCTGTGGTGCGACCTCACGCGCCCCGACACCCTGCTTATGGCCTTGCGGGACGCGCTAAGCGTCAAAAACTGCGATCATTTCCGGGTCAGCGGCCCCGCAACGGCCCGCCGTTTCGACTGGAGCCGCGTGGCCAGTCGGCACCTCCCTGCGTACCGGCGTCTGGCAGTCCTATGGCATGCCGATGCCCCTGTTTCCGGAGTTTTGTCACCATGCCCGAAATGA